GAATCCGTAGGCACCCTTGCCAATCAGTTCGATATCGCGGTAGCCGAGCTGGCGGAGCTGGGCGGCGCAGAGCGCCACCCAGTCCTTGAGCTTTTTGGCATCGTCATGGCTGAGCAGGTAGATCGACTGCTCTTCCGGTATGTAGAACTGCTGAAGAGGTTTCTGCTGCACCATGACCAACCGTTAGCCCATATGCAGCAGCATCGTCTGCGGCGCTTCCAGGTAGCCCTTCCAGCGGTTGCAGAAGCGGGCAATGGTGCCGCCATCGATGATGCGGTGGTCCCCGGCCCAGCTGACCGTCATGATCGCCCGTTCCACCACCTGGCCATTGGCATCGAACCGCGGCAGCTTCTGGGTTCGGCCCAGGGCTACAATCGCCACCTCCGGTGCGTTAATGATGGGGGCCGCGTAGGTGCCGCCCAGCGCGCCGATGTTGGAGATCGTGATGGTGCCGCCCTTCAGGTCCTCCTGGCTGACCCGACCGGACCGTGCCGCCTCGGTGAGCCGGGAGACTTCGTCGGCGATACCCAGCAGGGTCCGCTGTTCCACGTTCTTCACGTTCGGCACCACCAGGCCTGCCTTGCCGTCCACGGCCATGCCGATGTTGCAGTGGGGCAGGTAGTGGATCTCCGAGACATCCGCGTTGATGCGGCTGTTGAGCACGGGGAATTCCTGGATGGCCAGCGCCATGGCCTTCATCACAAAGGGCATCAGTGTGAGCCTTGAACCCCGGGCTTCGGCGTCGGGTTTGAGCTTTTCCCGCAGGGCCAGCAGGTCGGTTACGTCGATGTCCTCACTGTAGATAAAGTGGGGAATGGTGCTGGCCGATTGGGTCATGCTCCGTACCATGGCCGCCTGCATGCCCTTGATGGGCTCGACGCGCACCTCTGCTTCGCCTTGCGGGCGAAGCGACCCGGTAGCCGCCGGTTGCGCCTTGTCGGCAGTGGCTTTCCCTGAGTCTTTCGACTTGGGTTGCTCCAGGTGGGCCAGCACATCCGCCTTCAGTACCCGGCCGTCTTTACCGGACCCGGCAATGTCTGCCAGGTTCAGCTCATGCTCACGCACCAGGCGCCGAACCGCCGGACTGGCCGGAATCCGCTGGCGATGGGTGCCATTGACTGCTCTGGACGGTGGCGTTGCAGTATCCGGTTGCGGCTGCGATTCGGCCTTCCGGGGCGCTGACGCCTCGCCTGACTCCTCGCGCTCGCGGGGAATGAAGGCAAACAGAGGGGAGTGAACCCGGGCCATGGCCTGCTGCTCGTGGTAGAGCTTGGTGATGCGGCCGGCCTTGGGGGCAGTAATCTCTACCATAGCCTTGTCGGTCATAACGTCGACCACGGGCTGGTCTTCTTCAATGTCGTCACCTTCGGCGACGCGCCATTCCACCACTTCGCACTCCACAATGCCCTCGCCAATATCGGGCAAAATGAAGTCTTCGGTGGCGTCATCGCTGGAATTGCCCGAGCTTGCGGGTTTGGGAGCCGGTTCGGCCCTCTCAACGTCTGTCGGTTGCTCTGTGCTCGCCGCTTCGTTGGATTCAGCAGGCTCGCCTTCCTCTACCAACTCGAACAGCGGCGCGTGCACTTTCGCGATGTCGCCTTCCTTGTGGTAGAGGCGGGTGACACGGCCCTTGTAGGGAGCGGGGATTTCCACCAGGGCCTTATCGGTCATTACCTCTGCCACAGGCTGGTCTTCCTCGATGATGTCGCCCTCGCTGACCAGCCATTTGACCAGTTCACATTCCACGATACCTTCGCCGATATCGGGCAGTATAAAATCACTCATTGCAGCTCTCCTGTCCTGATATCAGCCTAGAATTCCACGCTCGCCCTGATGGCCTCGTAGACCTTCAGGTGATTGGGCAGGTGCTCCTTTTCCAGCACCAGCGGGAAGGGGGTGTCCATCCCGGTTACCCGCGCGATGGGGGATTCCAGATACAGGAAACAGCGCTCCTGGATAGTGGCGGCGATTTCGCCGGCAAATCCGCCGGTCAGGGGTGCCTCGTGGGTCACCACCAGGCGCCCGGTCTTGAACACAGAATTGGCCACGGTTTCCACGTCCCAGGGCAGAATGGTCCGCAGGTCGATCACCTCGCAGGAAATGCCTTCTTTCTCCGCCCGCTCCACGGCCTGGTCGATCACTTCCATCTGGGCACCCCAGCCAAGCACCGTCACATCGGTGCCTTCCTTGGTAATTTCCGCTTCGCTCAGGGGCAGGCGGTAGTCTTCATCAGGCACTTCGCCGACCGAGGCACGGTAGAGACGCTTGGGCTCGAAGAACAGCACCGGGTTGGGGTCGTGGATGGCCGCTAGCAGCAGGCCCTTGGCCTGGTGCGGATTGCGTGGCACCACAATTTTCAGGCCCGGGGTGTGGGCAAAATAGGCTTCCGGTGACTGCGAGTGGTACAGACCGCCGGCAATGCCGCCGCCGTAAGGAGCCCGGATGGTCAGGCCGCCCACGTTGAACAGGTTGCCAGAGCGGTACCGGTACTTCGCCGATTCGTTCACGATCTGGTCGAAGGCCGGGAAGATGTAGTCGGCGAACTGAATCTCCGCCACCGGCACCGACCCCTGGGCCGCGAGGCCGTTGGCAAAGCCGATGATGCCCTGTTCCACCAGGGGCGTGTTGAAGCAGCGGGCCTTGCCGTACTTCTGCTGGAGGTTGCTGGTGGCCCGGAACACGCCGCCGAATACGCCGACGTCCTCACCAAAACACAGCACCCGCTCGTCGGCCGCCATGGCCGTATCCAGGGCGTTGTTGATGGCCTGGAGCATGTTCATCTTGCTCATATCATGCTCCTCCCTTGGCGTGTTCGGCACTCTTCGGGTATTCGTCCGGATAACGACGAATGTGGGCCTTGAGCTTGTCGAACTGTTCGGCGAGTGAGGCTGGCACCTCGTCGTAGACATCGGTCACCAGCGATTCGAGTGGGGGAGGCGGTCGCTTCTGGGCTCGCTTCATGGTTTCCAGTACCTCCCGGCGCATGGATTCCTGGAGCTGCTTTTCTTCATCCTCGCTCCACCATTTCTTGCTTTCCAGCCACAGGCGCATGCGCAGGATCGGGTCTTTCTCACGCCACACGGCCTCCTCGTCCTTGCTGCGATAGCCGGACGGGTCGTCGGACGAGGAGTGGGCGGCCAGTCGATAACTCATGGCCTCGATCAGGACCGGGCGGTTGTGCTCGACCGCCATGGCGCGGGCGGCACGGGTGGCTTCGTACATGGCCAGCACGTCGTTGCCGTCTACCCGGATTACGTCCATCTTGTAGCCGTAGGCCCGGGGTGCCACGCCGTCGGCGGCAAACTGCTCGGCGGCAGGGGTGGAAATGGCGTATCCGTTGTTCCGGCACAGGAAAATCACCGGTACGCGATGCACCGCCGCCATGTTCAGAGCCGCGTGGAAATCGCCCTCGGAAGCCGCGCCTTCACCAAAATAGGTGATGGTGCAATGGCCGTCGCCGGCCATTTTCTGGCCATAGGCGTAGCCGGTGGCCTGGGGAATCTGGGTGGCCAGTGGCGAGGAAATGGTCATGTAGTTGAGCTTTTTCGAACCGTAGTGCACCGGCATCTGCCGGCCCTTGCCGTAATCCTGCTCGTTGCCGAACAGCTGGTTCATGAACTCGTCGATGGTGAAGCCCCGATAGGCGAGGGCGCCCTGTTCACGGTACTGGGCCATGATCATGTCGCCATCATCCAGTGCTGCGGCGCTGCCGATCACGGCGGCTTCCTCGCCGGTGCACTGCATGTAGAAGCTCAAGCGGCCCTGGCGCTGGGCGGCCAGCATGCGCTCATCAAGGATCCGGGTGGTGAGCATGGCCCGGTAGATTCGAAGGGCCTTGTCTTTGTCCAGATCAGGAGCCTTGGCCCCCTTATAGAGCTTGCCGTCTTGCTTGAGCAGTTTGAACGTGGGAATACGGAATTCCGCACCGTCGGTAAATACCGGGGAGTACGCAACTTTTGACTTTGTTGTTGTCATAATCCTCTTCCTGGGGTAATGGCCTGAGGAACAAAACACGCCTTGTGGGCATGTCGTTAAATGTCAGTGTAGACAGTCCTGAAGAATCTGGTGTGATGCTTCGGAACAGGGTTACCTTAACGTAAACTGCGCTTTTAGGGTAGGCCGCCGCGCAGATTCGTTAATGGCGAGATCGGGGTATACCGAAACCGCAGTATGGATTTTGATACAGAATTGCCTTGCGACCGTAACCGCCTACAGATCCCGTTAATTTCCGCCAGATGTCGGAAGCGTGATAAATTCAGCATCCGCAACGGGATTGGAACACATTGGAACGGGTGAGACTTTCTGTATGAACGTAACGATCATTGGCGCAGGGATTATGGGCACCACTTTTGCCGTACTGGCGAAGGAACTGGCGCCCGAGCTGGATGTGACCATCCTTGAACGGCTGGATGGCCCAGGGGCGGGCAACTCGTGGGTATTCAATAACGCGGGCACTGGCCATGAGGCCAACTGCGAACTGAATTACACCCCGGTGGATGAAGAGGTTATCTCGGTTGAGAAGGCTCTCAAGATCCACGCCCAGTTCAACGTGGCCAAACAGTTCTGGGCCTATCTGGTGGAGAAGGGCGCGATCAAGGAACCAAAAACCTTCATCAATCGCACCAAGCACTGCACTATCGTGTCTGAGCCCTCAATTCCGGAGCTCAAACTGCGTTACAAGGAGATGTCGGCCCACCACTTTTTCGAGCAGATGCGCTTCTCTGAGGATTTCGACGAGATCAAGAGCTGGATCCCGTTCACCATGGAAGAGCGTCCGCGTTCGGACAAAATGGCCGCCACGGTGATTGAAACCGGCACGGACGTGAACTTCGGCGCACTGACCGAACAGATGGCGGAATACGCCGTGAAAACGCTGGGCGTGAAGATCGAATACGGCACGCACGTGAAGCGAGTGCACCGGAGCCCGTCGGGTAGCTGGCTGATCGAGACCGAGCGTCGCGGTTCACCGGTCCGGCACAAAGCCGACGTTCTTTTCGTTGGGGCAGGTGGTGGTGCGTTCCCCATCTTGAAGAAAAGCCACCTGCCGTTTGCGCGGCGTTTTACCGGCTTCCCGGTGGGCGGCCGTTTCCTGCAGGCGCCGATCACCGCCGAGCAGGCAGAGCAGTACCGGGCGAAAACCTACGGCAAAGCCAAAGTGGGGGCCCCGCCCATGTCTGTGCCCCATCTGGACCTGCGGGTGGCCGATGGCCAGTATTACCTGCTGTTTGGGCCGTTCGCTTCCTTCAAGCCCGTTCTGGAGCGTGGAAGAGGTTTTCTGGACTACCTGAAGTCCATGCGCCTGCACGACATCCCCAGCCTGTTGAACGTCGCCATCGAGCACTTCCCGCTCGTGAAATACCTGGTGTCGGAGACCTTCAAGGGCGAGAAAAGCATGTTCGAGGAGCTGGAAAGCTTTGCGCCCGGCATGAGCAAGAAGTTCGACTGGAAGCCGGTCGAGGCAGGCCAGCGGGTACAGATTATCCGCGACGGCGACCTGCAGATGGGCACCGAGATTCTGGTCAGCAGAGACAAGACCTACGGTACTTTGCTGGGGGCCTCTCCGGGGGCTTCGGTGTCGCCGGAGGTAATGCTGCGCTGCCTGGAACAGTTGATGCCGGATCTGTTCGGCAAGCCGGAAGCGCAGGAAAAGAAAAAGGAAATGTTCCCAGAGGACAACCTGCAGACCCTCAGCCACGACGCCGACCGCTACCGCGAAATCCGCGATCTGGTGAATGCAAGGCTTGGAATTACGCCTGAATAAAATGCGCTGAGAGGAAACCGCTAAACAGAATCCGCGGTTTCCCTCTCGCCGCGCAGTAGCGAAACGTCTGCTTTCGGCGGCGCGCCAAACATCCGGCTGTATTCGCGGCTGAAGTGTGACGGGCTCTCGTAACCGACGCGATAACTGGCAGTAGCGGCTTCGAGCCCTTCGGTCAGCATAAGCCGGCGGGCCTCGTGCAGGCGCAGCTTCTTCTGGAATTGCAGCGGCGACATTCGCGTGACCTGCTTGAAGCTGTGGTACAGGGTGGACTCGCTCATGTTGGCGGCCTCCGCCAGTTGGCTGATTCGGAGCGGCTCCGCGTAGTGATC
The nucleotide sequence above comes from Marinobacter gudaonensis. Encoded proteins:
- a CDS encoding dihydrolipoyllysine-residue acetyltransferase, which encodes MSDFILPDIGEGIVECELVKWLVSEGDIIEEDQPVAEVMTDKALVEIPAPYKGRVTRLYHKEGDIAKVHAPLFELVEEGEPAESNEAASTEQPTDVERAEPAPKPASSGNSSDDATEDFILPDIGEGIVECEVVEWRVAEGDDIEEDQPVVDVMTDKAMVEITAPKAGRITKLYHEQQAMARVHSPLFAFIPREREESGEASAPRKAESQPQPDTATPPSRAVNGTHRQRIPASPAVRRLVREHELNLADIAGSGKDGRVLKADVLAHLEQPKSKDSGKATADKAQPAATGSLRPQGEAEVRVEPIKGMQAAMVRSMTQSASTIPHFIYSEDIDVTDLLALREKLKPDAEARGSRLTLMPFVMKAMALAIQEFPVLNSRINADVSEIHYLPHCNIGMAVDGKAGLVVPNVKNVEQRTLLGIADEVSRLTEAARSGRVSQEDLKGGTITISNIGALGGTYAAPIINAPEVAIVALGRTQKLPRFDANGQVVERAIMTVSWAGDHRIIDGGTIARFCNRWKGYLEAPQTMLLHMG
- a CDS encoding alpha-ketoacid dehydrogenase subunit beta, with protein sequence MSKMNMLQAINNALDTAMAADERVLCFGEDVGVFGGVFRATSNLQQKYGKARCFNTPLVEQGIIGFANGLAAQGSVPVAEIQFADYIFPAFDQIVNESAKYRYRSGNLFNVGGLTIRAPYGGGIAGGLYHSQSPEAYFAHTPGLKIVVPRNPHQAKGLLLAAIHDPNPVLFFEPKRLYRASVGEVPDEDYRLPLSEAEITKEGTDVTVLGWGAQMEVIDQAVERAEKEGISCEVIDLRTILPWDVETVANSVFKTGRLVVTHEAPLTGGFAGEIAATIQERCFLYLESPIARVTGMDTPFPLVLEKEHLPNHLKVYEAIRASVEF
- a CDS encoding thiamine pyrophosphate-dependent dehydrogenase E1 component subunit alpha → MTTTKSKVAYSPVFTDGAEFRIPTFKLLKQDGKLYKGAKAPDLDKDKALRIYRAMLTTRILDERMLAAQRQGRLSFYMQCTGEEAAVIGSAAALDDGDMIMAQYREQGALAYRGFTIDEFMNQLFGNEQDYGKGRQMPVHYGSKKLNYMTISSPLATQIPQATGYAYGQKMAGDGHCTITYFGEGAASEGDFHAALNMAAVHRVPVIFLCRNNGYAISTPAAEQFAADGVAPRAYGYKMDVIRVDGNDVLAMYEATRAARAMAVEHNRPVLIEAMSYRLAAHSSSDDPSGYRSKDEEAVWREKDPILRMRLWLESKKWWSEDEEKQLQESMRREVLETMKRAQKRPPPPLESLVTDVYDEVPASLAEQFDKLKAHIRRYPDEYPKSAEHAKGGA
- a CDS encoding malate:quinone oxidoreductase, translating into MNVTIIGAGIMGTTFAVLAKELAPELDVTILERLDGPGAGNSWVFNNAGTGHEANCELNYTPVDEEVISVEKALKIHAQFNVAKQFWAYLVEKGAIKEPKTFINRTKHCTIVSEPSIPELKLRYKEMSAHHFFEQMRFSEDFDEIKSWIPFTMEERPRSDKMAATVIETGTDVNFGALTEQMAEYAVKTLGVKIEYGTHVKRVHRSPSGSWLIETERRGSPVRHKADVLFVGAGGGAFPILKKSHLPFARRFTGFPVGGRFLQAPITAEQAEQYRAKTYGKAKVGAPPMSVPHLDLRVADGQYYLLFGPFASFKPVLERGRGFLDYLKSMRLHDIPSLLNVAIEHFPLVKYLVSETFKGEKSMFEELESFAPGMSKKFDWKPVEAGQRVQIIRDGDLQMGTEILVSRDKTYGTLLGASPGASVSPEVMLRCLEQLMPDLFGKPEAQEKKKEMFPEDNLQTLSHDADRYREIRDLVNARLGITPE